From the genome of Virgibacillus siamensis, one region includes:
- the yppF gene encoding YppF family protein — protein MSMSIFELISIFEMERNQPPESINALLDFYQRKYVSSEIDLDEYRNVYYYLYRQGAISAHEYAFE, from the coding sequence ATGAGCATGAGCATTTTCGAATTAATTTCCATTTTTGAAATGGAACGAAACCAGCCGCCTGAATCAATTAATGCATTACTTGATTTCTACCAACGAAAATACGTCTCCAGTGAAATAGACTTGGACGAATACCGAAACGTATACTACTACCTGTACAGGCAAGGGGCCATTTCAGCACATGAATATGCATTTGAATAG
- a CDS encoding alpha-amylase family glycosyl hydrolase gives MKQLAFILLIGFVSFGMANPVDAAKQEGIKGEIIYNILVDRFQNGDQSNGEQINLKDPHAYHGGDFEGVISKLDKLKELGFTTIVLSPVMENAPDGFHGYWITDFYKVEKQFGTMQDLQKLVKEAHEHDMKVVMELVTNYVSPESNLANDPAKKDWFTENNLQDTRWLDDVNVLDQSNPEVQDYIADVADYWIEKTGIDGYRFHAADQMNQNYLKKLTQQIHKEYPDFYLLADILQPKTYTGHLIKNTSIQAVENNALQQAMVKTFAEEGNPVQSIYDVWEKSGKRKGLSFLDNKRTERFSQKFYENGRNALTTWKLALTYLYTAPGTPMIFQGSEIPMGGDFPESLELVKFNSAKQDLQKHYNRVSALRTKFPALQKGSYELLGTSGAMSLFKRTYKDQSVYVAINNDVTSQAISITDVPSGKMLKGLIGDNLVRESDNGKFKIGLARETAEVYIVQEDTGFNWLFIGMIVGIFVVFIGAVILLSRKQKKREAGLE, from the coding sequence ATGAAACAGCTGGCTTTTATATTATTGATCGGCTTTGTTTCGTTCGGCATGGCAAATCCAGTGGATGCGGCGAAACAAGAGGGAATCAAAGGTGAAATCATTTATAATATTTTGGTCGATCGCTTTCAAAATGGTGATCAGTCAAATGGAGAACAGATTAATTTAAAGGATCCGCACGCATACCATGGCGGGGATTTTGAAGGCGTTATTTCCAAGTTGGATAAATTGAAGGAACTGGGATTTACGACAATTGTTCTTTCACCGGTGATGGAAAATGCTCCTGATGGCTTCCATGGATACTGGATTACAGATTTTTATAAAGTTGAAAAGCAGTTTGGAACGATGCAAGATTTGCAGAAACTGGTGAAGGAAGCACATGAGCATGATATGAAAGTAGTGATGGAACTTGTCACCAATTATGTTTCACCTGAAAGCAACCTGGCAAATGATCCTGCAAAAAAAGACTGGTTCACTGAAAACAACTTGCAGGATACGAGATGGCTGGATGATGTCAACGTACTTGATCAGTCCAATCCGGAAGTGCAGGATTATATTGCAGATGTTGCAGATTATTGGATTGAAAAAACGGGGATTGACGGATATCGCTTTCATGCTGCTGACCAGATGAATCAAAACTATTTAAAAAAACTGACTCAGCAAATTCATAAGGAATATCCTGATTTTTATCTGTTGGCTGATATTTTGCAGCCGAAAACATACACCGGCCATCTTATAAAGAATACTTCCATTCAGGCTGTGGAAAACAATGCGCTGCAGCAGGCGATGGTAAAAACATTTGCAGAAGAAGGCAATCCCGTTCAATCAATTTACGATGTCTGGGAGAAAAGCGGGAAAAGAAAAGGGCTCAGCTTTCTGGACAATAAACGAACTGAACGTTTCAGCCAGAAGTTTTATGAAAACGGTCGTAATGCACTGACCACATGGAAACTTGCTTTAACGTATTTGTATACAGCACCGGGAACACCGATGATTTTTCAAGGATCGGAAATCCCGATGGGCGGCGATTTTCCGGAAAGTCTGGAACTGGTGAAGTTCAACAGCGCTAAACAGGATCTGCAGAAGCATTATAACCGGGTATCAGCACTTCGCACCAAATTTCCGGCTCTGCAAAAGGGGAGTTATGAACTGCTTGGAACGAGTGGTGCGATGAGCTTATTTAAACGAACCTATAAGGATCAATCGGTATATGTGGCGATTAATAATGATGTGACATCACAGGCGATTTCCATTACCGATGTTCCTTCCGGCAAAATGCTGAAAGGTTTGATTGGCGATAACCTTGTTCGTGAAAGTGATAATGGAAAGTTTAAAATAGGCCTTGCCCGCGAGACAGCGGAAGTTTATATAGTACAGGAAGACACAGGGTTTAATTGGCTGTTTATTGGGATGATTGTCGGCATTTTTGTCGTCTTTATAGGGGCAGTTATCTTGCTTAGCCGAAAGCAAAAGAAACGGGAAGCTGGTTTGGAATAA